The following are encoded in a window of Desulfopila inferna genomic DNA:
- a CDS encoding purine-nucleoside phosphorylase: MLFSRPMQSDDTYISKVEDCVAFLKSVLPYAPRTIIQLGTGLGALADRVSTDAVIPYHEIPHFPTATVAGHKGNLLLGTLGTHRVAVLQGRLHYYEGYSTKEVAFPIRVLSLLGAENLVFTNAAGGLNPLFRPGSIMVIRDHLNFLGENPLRGANIEAWGPRFPDLSEPYNPGLIRTALDCADSCRLSNVITGVYACIPGPSLETPAETRWLRQSGGDAVGMSSIPEVLVARHGGLNVLGFSAISNINDPDNLQPILLEDIIAAAAEIEPRLERLIIEVLSRV, from the coding sequence ATGCTCTTCTCCAGACCGATGCAGAGTGACGATACTTACATCTCCAAAGTAGAGGATTGTGTCGCCTTTTTAAAATCAGTCCTGCCGTATGCTCCGCGCACCATCATTCAACTAGGAACCGGCCTGGGCGCTCTGGCCGATCGAGTTTCCACCGATGCGGTTATTCCCTACCATGAGATACCGCATTTTCCCACGGCAACCGTGGCGGGCCACAAAGGCAACCTCCTGCTTGGCACTCTGGGCACCCACAGGGTTGCCGTTCTCCAGGGACGTTTGCACTACTACGAAGGTTATTCCACTAAGGAAGTAGCCTTTCCGATTCGCGTTCTCTCGCTCCTGGGCGCGGAAAATCTCGTGTTTACCAACGCCGCAGGAGGCCTAAATCCGCTCTTCCGCCCGGGCTCAATAATGGTGATCCGGGATCATCTCAACTTTCTTGGAGAAAATCCCCTCAGAGGCGCCAATATCGAGGCCTGGGGCCCACGCTTTCCCGATCTTTCCGAACCATACAATCCCGGTCTTATCAGAACTGCATTGGATTGCGCCGATTCCTGCAGGCTCAGCAACGTCATCACCGGGGTATATGCCTGCATTCCCGGCCCCAGCCTGGAGACTCCCGCGGAAACGCGCTGGTTGAGGCAAAGCGGAGGAGATGCAGTCGGCATGTCCTCAATTCCTGAAGTGCTGGTTGCCAGGCACGGTGGCTTGAATGTTCTCGGGTTTTCCGCCATCTCCAACATCAACGACCCGGATAATCTTCAACCTATTCTTCTTGAAGATATTATTGCAGCGGCTGCCGAAATCGAACCGCGGCTTGAGCGCCTTATAATTGAAGTCCTCTCCAGGGTGTAG
- a CDS encoding amidohydrolase family protein — protein MMLKNPDYIFTGKYLLPTNTQHSVIKDGGIAVQGDTIAAVDTAASLMDAFPRVEIIHEEHGLIMPGLINGHTHGAMSCFRGLADDLPLMTWLEKHIFPIEAQLTPEMVYQSTLLSIAEMIRSGTTSFCDMYLFSKEVARAAENCGIRGWIGEVLYDFPSPCYGEPDNGIAYLADLFGEYRNNPLITVTTDPHSVYTCSPDLLTRLGSVATDYHSLYVIHLSENQAEVTTCMERYGVTPVEHLETLGLLGSATLACHCVKVSARDIDILKKHEVKVVHCVESNMKLASGIAPVVDMLECGITVCLGTDGGASNNDVDMFSEMNSAAKLHKIARMDPTVMNAEDTLKAATINGARALGVEKRIGSLEVGKKADFIVLDLDQPHLTPLYNIPSHLTYVARGADVIHSFVNGRQLMKNRDLLTIDLEKVIAEMNGMAEKILGLPK, from the coding sequence ATGATGCTAAAAAATCCCGACTACATTTTCACAGGAAAGTATCTTCTTCCCACGAATACGCAGCACAGTGTCATAAAAGATGGGGGAATCGCCGTTCAGGGTGATACCATTGCCGCGGTCGATACAGCGGCTTCACTGATGGATGCTTTTCCCCGTGTTGAAATCATTCATGAAGAACATGGACTTATCATGCCTGGATTAATCAACGGGCATACCCATGGGGCAATGTCCTGCTTTCGCGGTCTGGCCGATGACCTTCCGCTGATGACCTGGCTTGAGAAACACATCTTTCCCATCGAGGCCCAACTGACCCCGGAGATGGTCTATCAATCAACTCTGCTTTCCATTGCCGAGATGATCAGATCCGGCACCACCAGCTTTTGCGACATGTATCTTTTTTCAAAAGAGGTGGCGCGTGCCGCTGAAAATTGCGGAATCCGAGGCTGGATTGGAGAAGTCCTCTACGATTTTCCATCCCCCTGCTACGGTGAACCTGATAACGGTATCGCTTACCTTGCCGATCTTTTCGGGGAATACCGAAATAACCCGCTAATTACCGTCACCACGGATCCGCACAGTGTGTATACCTGCTCGCCCGACCTGCTCACCAGACTGGGTTCTGTAGCCACCGATTACCACAGTCTCTATGTCATCCATCTCTCTGAAAACCAGGCCGAGGTGACGACCTGTATGGAACGCTATGGTGTTACTCCTGTTGAACATCTCGAAACTCTCGGCCTGCTGGGCTCTGCGACACTGGCCTGTCATTGCGTCAAGGTCTCCGCAAGAGACATCGATATCCTCAAAAAACATGAGGTGAAGGTTGTTCATTGCGTCGAATCAAATATGAAGCTCGCTTCCGGCATCGCCCCTGTCGTCGATATGCTTGAGTGTGGCATCACTGTCTGTCTCGGCACCGATGGCGGTGCCAGCAATAATGACGTCGATATGTTCAGCGAAATGAACAGCGCCGCCAAGTTACATAAAATCGCCCGCATGGATCCAACAGTGATGAATGCCGAAGATACCTTGAAAGCGGCTACCATAAACGGAGCTCGCGCCCTCGGAGTTGAAAAGCGCATCGGTTCTCTGGAAGTGGGGAAAAAAGCAGATTTCATCGTCCTTGACCTTGACCAGCCCCACTTGACACCGCTCTACAACATCCCCTCGCATCTCACCTACGTGGCTCGCGGTGCCGATGTCATTCACTCATTCGTCAATGGCAGGCAACTGATGAAAAACAGGGATCTCCTCACCATCGATCTGGAAAAAGTCATCGCTGAAATGAACGGTATGGCAGAGAAGATTCTTGGTTTGCCAAAGTAG